A genomic segment from Longimicrobiales bacterium encodes:
- a CDS encoding prolyl oligopeptidase family serine peptidase, which produces MKKALLFAFALMVLFWCISCGSTIPIEEEVSAREFVLYKPDNLPSNAPLVLALHGYGSSGARLQSYSGMDAAADIHGFAVVYPEGTLDNRGYSHWNANLSISDTDDLSFLVKLAEDLQAQHNLDSERTFVFGMSNGGFMSYALACGASDAFSAIASVTGTMSGFDWNNCNPAQPIPALRIHGVDDDVVPIDGSMSAWGGWGGAPHADEVVSFWANLNGTTTIDSVFLAPSTNAFYYRNGQNGNEVWYYRIDNWGHRWPSSSSDTGTIASEVISGFFSKF; this is translated from the coding sequence ATGAAGAAAGCCCTGCTGTTCGCATTCGCTCTGATGGTTCTTTTCTGGTGCATTTCATGCGGCAGCACTATTCCCATCGAAGAAGAGGTCTCCGCGAGGGAATTTGTCTTATACAAGCCAGACAACTTGCCTTCTAACGCTCCGCTAGTCTTGGCACTTCATGGTTATGGAAGTAGTGGGGCTAGGCTACAATCGTACTCGGGTATGGATGCGGCAGCGGATATTCATGGCTTTGCCGTCGTTTATCCAGAAGGAACGTTAGATAATCGTGGCTATTCGCATTGGAATGCGAACTTGAGCATTAGCGATACTGACGATCTGAGTTTCTTGGTGAAACTCGCTGAAGATCTCCAAGCCCAGCATAATCTGGATTCTGAGCGGACATTTGTTTTTGGTATGTCAAATGGCGGATTCATGAGCTATGCACTCGCGTGTGGGGCTTCCGATGCATTCAGTGCGATTGCTTCCGTCACCGGTACTATGAGTGGATTTGATTGGAACAATTGTAATCCGGCCCAACCTATACCGGCGTTACGAATTCATGGTGTTGATGATGACGTAGTTCCAATCGATGGAAGCATGAGTGCCTGGGGTGGTTGGGGTGGGGCTCCTCATGCCGATGAGGTTGTTTCCTTCTGGGCAAACTTGAATGGCACTACCACAATAGACAGTGTCTTTCTCGCCCCAAGTACAAATGCCTTCTATTACCGGAACGGACAAAATGGCAATGAGGTGTGGTATTACCGAATCGATAATTGGGGACATAGGTGGCCAAGTTCTTCGAGCGATACTGGCACAATTGCAAGTGAAGTAATTTCAGGATTTTTCAGTAAGTTCTGA